A single window of Salvia splendens isolate huo1 chromosome 6, SspV2, whole genome shotgun sequence DNA harbors:
- the LOC121806297 gene encoding 3-oxoacyl-[acyl-carrier-protein] reductase FabG-like, producing the protein MSTSRSAVASSLEPWLELNNKVVMVTGASSGLGREFCLDLAKSGCRILAVARRIDRLQSLCDQINNRIASAESNHNRDQSRAVPIELDVSASAPTIQAAVEKAWDAFGRIDVLINNAGLRGSVHSPLNLSEDEWDSVVKTNLKGMWLVSKHVCARMRDARQGGSVINISSTAGLSRGHLPGSLIYATSKAAVNSMTKIMALELGAYKIRFNSISPGIFKSEITESLVQKDWLKTVAFKTVPLRTHGESDPALTSLVRYLVHDSSEYVTGNVFIVEAGATLTGIPIFSSL; encoded by the exons ATGTCGACAAGCAGAAGCGCGGTGGCTTCCAGCTTGGAGCCGTGGCTTGAGCTGAACAACAAAGTCGTAATGGTCACCGGCGCGTCGTCGGGCCTGGGCCGAGAATTCTGCTTAGACTTAGCCAAATCGGGCTGCAGAATCCTCGCCGTCGCTCGACGAATAGACCGCTTACAATCACTCTGCGATCAAATCAACAATCGGATCGCCTCAGCCGAATCCAACCACAACCGAGACCAATCTCGAGCCGTGCCTATTGAGCTCGACGTCAGCGCAAGTGCGCCGACCATCCAAGCCGCCGTGGAGAAGGCTTGGGATGCCTTTGGGAGAATCGATGTTTTGATTAACAACGCCGGCCTCAGAG GTAGTGTGCACTCGCCATTGAATTTGTCGGAAGACGAATGGGATAGTGTCGTTAAAACAAATCTGAAAGGAATGTGGTTGGTTTCAAAGCACGTGTGTGCGCGTATGCGTGATGCTCGACAGGGTGGATCTGTGATCAACATATCGTCTACTGCAGGTCTCAGCCGCGGGCATCTTCCTGGAAGCCTAATCTACGCCACTTCGAAAGCTGCTGTTAACTCCATGACAAAG ATCATGGCCCTTGAGTTAGGGGCTTATAAGATTAGATTTAATTCCATATCTCCCGGGATTTTCAAATCGGAGATAACGGAGAGTCTGGTGCAAAAGGACTGGCTCAAGACCGTAGCTTTCAAGACTGTTCCTCTACGAACTCACGGTGAGTCGGATCCAGCTTTGACGTCACTGGTGCGGTATTTGGTCCACGATTCGTCGGAATATGTAACAGGAAACGTCTTCATTGTCGAAGCTGGAGCCACCTTAACCGGcatcccaattttctcctctcttTAG